GCTGGTTACGTTGGCGTCCAACGTCGGTCAGGATCAACGGGCCCGTCGGGGTCTCCGGGGGCATAGGCGTACCATCCGACGTCGGTTCTGCCCTGGGCGATGGCTTGGCGGATTTGCCGTCCGATTTCGGCGCCCCAGCCGATGGGTGGCAGTTCGGGGCGAGTGGACCAGATGAGGTCGTCCTCGTAGAACACGAGGTAGGTGTCCTCGGGGTTGAGTTGGTTGAAGTCTTGGGGGTCGTCGGCTTGCGGATCGAGCGGTTCGCCTATCAGGGCCCATTGCTCGGGGGTAACGAGAACAGTGAACGACGTGCCGTCCTCGCGTATGACGGCGAGCCGCCCGTGGGCTTCTTGATGGACGGTTCCGTTGAGTGCGAGTCGATCCAGCAGCCAATGCCACCGTTCGGCGACCTGTTCGGGAGACGGGGTGGTTGCGGGTGGTCGAGGCGAGACGAGCCGGCGCGCCGCGCGTTCGACCTCGTCGGCGAGCAGTTGTGCGTAGCCGGACGGTTCCTCGCGTCCGGTGGCGTATCGCCAGTCCGGGGCCAGCGGGGCATAGGCCGATCCTTGCGTCTGGCCCCGCCAGGCGGGGGGTGGATCGGCAAGGCGGAAGGCAACCTCAACTCGGGGCCAAGGCCGACCACCCACCGGCCGCACAGCGGTCACCACGACGTCCTCCCCAACCAACCCTGCTAGCAGGTCCTGAACCTCGTACAGGAAGGCGGAGTCGTCCATGTTGGGAGGGTCCCACACTCCCCGTCAGCTCGTGCAGCTTCCCGCCCCGCAGCGCCGGCACCCATACCTGGCACTGGCATGGCTCGTTGAAGGCGTGGAGGAACACGGTCAGTGCACAACTCCCTCCCGTGTGCGGGCCCGCGCCTGCCCGGCCACCCCCCTCCCCGGCTGGGCAGGCATGGTCCTTCATAGTCCAGACGCTGGTGTTGCCGACGAGAGGCGCCGCCGGTGTCGAAATGTAGCGAACTCTGGCTTCGCCTATGACAAGGTTGACTTGTGTGGCAACCCCCCGCGCCGAAGGACCCGCCAGGCACACCACTGTCTCCACCCCTCGCTGCAATGGGCGAGGGCCGGTCGAGCTGAGGTCGTCGTATAGACGCTGGGGAGACGCCCGGCCATCGCGACAGTGCGAGAGGGACGCCCAGTTGTGCGGAGGTCGGCTCCTCCTTTCCGATCAACAGACTGCGAGGATGAGTGGATGCCAGTACAGATCGTCCGGGTACCGGAGCGGCACAGTTGGGAGGATCACGGACCTCGGCTCCGGGTCTATCTCCACGGCAGCAGCGAGTCATCGACCTCCGGATGGGCCGACACCTATGACGTCACCGGCGCGGACGTGTTGCAGGTGATCGACTGGGCACAGAAGCAGGCCGGAGACACCTTGACCTATGCCATCGCGCTGGGCTGGGACGACACAGAAGCCGAGAAGTTGAACCCCGGGCGCGGGCGCGGCCTCGTGTGGCTCGTGGGGATGGACGGCAACGACAACACGACCGACCCCGTCTGCGCGGAAGAGGCCGAGGTTCAGCGGCGCATGCTGGTCCGTCGATCAAGTCCGGTAGCTCTCGGTCGTGACGACCGAGTGCCCCCTGGAGTCCCCGATCCCTACAACGACGGATCCGACAGCCGGCAGTAGGCACCGGATTGTCGAATGGATCGTTGTGAGAGATAGGCCTCCTCCGACGAGGCGCGGGACAAGCGCCCTCGAATCAGCGGATTCGCAGCGGCTGCCCGATCCGCGAGCTGGCGTCGAGCGCGGAGGCGAGCACGTCCAGCATCGGACGGCCGTCGGACGTTACAAACCAGTTCGCTAGGCTGCTGATCGTCGGGGCGATATTCTCACCCCACGGGGGTTGAGCGGCAGGATCATCGGCATCCCAGACCACTTGGTCGGGAGTGAACCGGGCCAGCTCAGCTCGAACGAGGTCCAGCTCCGCCAGCGCGGCTGACGCTCGACCGTGCGACAGCTCACCGTCGGCGTACAGTGCGGCCAGAGCCGGAAGACGGCTTCCCCGCCGTCCACTCTCCAAGCGCACGGCGACCGTGTCGAAGAAGGCACCGAGGAAGGCGCCAGTTCCGATAGGGAATGCGATCACGCCGGTGCTGAAGAAGAGCGCCACGTCAAGGGAGGGTACCTCCCCTGATCCAGTTCCAGATGACACCACCTTAGTGCCCATGGGCTGCCGCGTCAGCCTCTGCGTCTTCGGAGTGACCGATCGCGGTGTGCCTAACGACAAAGCGGCCGCAGACGAGGCCGAGAAGTGGCGGTCCGCAGTCCTGTGAGTGACCGCGGACCGCCACGTCCGCCGCTGCGCCCAATAGATCAGGGGGGACGCAGCAGGCAATCGATGACGCAGAAGCGTCAGACGAGGAGAGGTGTGGGGTCTCTGCTCGTCCACTAGTAGGACGTTGTTCGGCCGCCACGTCTTACTGGTGGAGGCAGTTCTGTTCAAGTGATTCTTGTGTCGACTTCCACGTGATCCAGAAGGCTTGCACTCATGCGCGCTCCGGTCGACTGCCGCGGCGGGCGTGCAGACGAGATCCGAACGAGCGCAGCCGCCGGTGTTGGCACCGGAAGTCGCGTGATTAGCAAGGTGGGGATCATGAAGTGGTGTGCGCGGGGCGCCCGAAGTCTTGCGTCCACCAGTACCGCGGTTCGTTGGCCATGACGCCGACGCCCATATCCCGTAGTCGACAGTTGAGAATGTTGTGACGGTGGGTAGGGCTGTTCATCCAGGCGTCGACGACGTCACTTGGCGAGGCGAAGCCTGCGGCGACGTTCTCGGCCAGCAACGACCAGTCGTCGTAGCCGGCTTGAGCGAAACGCCTGTGCAGCGAAGGTTCACCGGGCAAGAAGTGAGCCATGACGCCCGCCCGTGCCATTCGCTTGCTGTGCGACCTCGCCGCGCGCCGCAGGTGCTTGTTGAGCTGAAGCGGCTGGCAGCCGGCACGTTCTCGGTGGAGATTCACAAGGGCGACGACTTGTGCTTCGAGGTTCGGAGCGAGGGAGGAGTCGTGCGAAGCGACATCCGCTGCGTCCGATGAGGTCGGTGTTGCGGACGAAGGTCCAACGACCAGGAGGACTGCGGCCGAGAGCATGAGGAGAAGGGAGATGAAGGTTCTTCCTGCCCCCCGACGTTCTTTCAAGGCGTGCGGCATTGTCACTGGTTCCCCGTATTCGGTTGACGCGATGTGCAACCGAATGACGAGAATGCTTGTCGGTCTATTACAGGGGATCGCGGGGTGGAGACCGTGATTTGCGGACGCGTTCGGGTGCGTGCTTGCCAGAGCGAGGGGATAAGGAGGACGAGCTTCCCCTGCCCCGCTTCTTACGCGACGTTGCCCTGGAAGGCCGTGCAAGGGACAGGAGGAGGCGGAGCGGTCCCGCGTCCTGGCTGGTTCCTTCCGCACCGCCGCCCACGTCGAATCTCGCTGCGAGTGGTACGGCCGACGTTGCCGCGTTGAGGTCCGAGGCTCGCGAGAGTTGGGCGCGACCCGGTCGACGCGGTTGGGGCGTCAGCCAATCGAGGGTGGTGCGCTGGCCCAGATGAACGCAGACGGCGACGAGCCCGATCGCCATCGGATTTGTCTCGGCTGTTGTGCATGCAGGGAATCGCCCTCTTCGAGTTGCCAAGTCTGGTCGTCAACATCAACCGTGAGGTGCCCTGATCGCACGACGATGACGACCGACGACCCGGCGACGTCGAGCGGGCACGTTCCTGTCTCGTCCGGTTCGGCATTGGCGAATGCGACCTTCAGCTGCAACGTATCGCTGCTGACCAGGTGGGTCCCTGGCTTGGGGTCGAGCCTTCCAGCCTTGACAGATGCCACAGTTTGTTCAGCGATGAAGTCGCCCAAGGTCAGCTCGAGGGCGTGCGCGATTCGCGCCAGCACCTGCAGGGAGGCGGTGCTGGTGCCCGCCTCCACCGCAGTCAGGTACGACGGCGATACGTCTGACCGGCGCCCGACCTCGGAGAGGCTGAGCCCGAGTTCTTTGCGGCGACGGCGCAGTCGAACGCCCATGGCCTTGGCCAGGGTCTTGGCGTTGTCGGTTCTGGACATCGGCTCAGACGATAGCCGGGCTGACGAACCAGAGAATCTCGGCCGGGCCGTTCGAGGTGATCTCCATGGAGTACGGCATTTGTGACGCGAAGTGCGCGTAGTCGTTGGGAGCGAGGTCCTGGATCTCCCCGTTGAAGATGAAGCGCACGGACCCGGTCAGTACGAGCGCGAATCGTTCTCCTGCGTTGCGGAACTTCACGGGCGGCTGGTCGCTCGGGTAAGCGCGGTGAATCAGCGCCGAGATCGAGGTGCCAGGACCGTGGCTGCTGAGGATCGTGTACTCCTCTGCTGCGTTGGGGGACATGCGCAGCTTGTTGAGGTCGCCGGCACGGCTGACGCGCACCGTCGGGCCGGTGTCGACCGGGAAGAACTGGGTGATGTCGGCGCCGACCGCGACTGCGATCGTTGACAGCGCACTCAGTGACGGCAAGGTCGCGCCGCTCTCCACCTGCGAGATGTATGCACCGCTGTAGCCAGTCTCCTGCGCGAGCGCCTTCACGCTCATCCCGGCACCGCGTCGGTGCTTACGGATGGTCGGTCCGAGGTTGGAGATCGAGTGGTCCACGCGTAAACAATAGCGCAAGATTGCCTCTTGACGTGGCTCATCTCACACTGTTCTACTTACGAATGTAAGTGATTCCGAATGAAGGTGAGCAGTGACCGTGATCCGCAGCGTGCTCCGTCTCAAGCCCCGTCCGGACGGCGACGGCGAGGTTCTCGACTTCTACGAGCGCCACGCGATTCTCGCCCGGGCTCTCGCGGACGGCGGTTGCGCCGGCGCCGAGCTGCATGTGCGCGTCCCCCAGCGGGACGAGGTAGTGGTGACCGCGCTGTGGCACTCCGTAGCCGACTACCAGGAATGGACGGTCTCGTCTGCCCGGGCCAGTTATGCCGACGACCTCGAGGAGCTGCTCGCCCCCGAGTCCCTGCCCCTGGGCTCCGGCGATCTTTACGAGGTGGTTGTCAGCATGAGCGGAGCCGACGCGTGAGCGGCCAGCTGCGGGTCGGTGTCGACATCGGCGGCACCTTCACGGACATCGTGGTGATGGACCCGAACGCCGCCACCACCACGACCTACAAGGTGCTGAGCACACCGAAGGATCCAAGTCTCGGGATGTTGCGCGGCCTCGACGAGCTCGCCATCGCCGACCAGATCGCCTACCTCGTCCACGGCACCACCGCCGGCCTCAACGCCCTGCTCTCGCGCACGGGCGAGCGCAGCGCGCTCGTCACCACCGCCGGCTTCGGCGACGTGCTGCGCCTGCGCCGTGCGGCCAACCCGGACATCTGGGACCTGCGCGCCCAGAACACGGAGTCGGTCGTCGCCGACGCCGACATTCGCACCGTCAACGAGCGCATCCGTCACGATGGCAGCGTCGAGACGCCGCTGTCCGAAGACGACGTCGAGACAATGGCATCGTGGCTTGCCGCTGAGTCCATCACCACGGTCGCCGTCTGTCTGCTCCACGCGCACCGGAACCCGGCGCACGAACTCGCTGTGCGCGACGGGCTCCGCCGTCGGCTGCCTAACCTGTCGATCGTACTCTCGCACGAGGTCTCGCCCGAGCAGGGTGAGTACGAGCGCACATCGACCACTGTCGCTACAGCGTACGTCGCGCGCACCGTAGACCGCTACCTCACCAACCTCGTCACCGAGCTGGAGGCCCGCACTTGCCGCGCTCCGCTGCAGGTGATGCGCTCGAGCGGCGGCGTCTGCTCGGCTGAACTTGTCAGCCGTCAGCCGATCCAGACCATCCTGAGCGGCCCGGCCGGTGGAGTGGTGGCTGCTGAAACCCTGGCGAAGGGCCTGGCGCGGCCGAACCTGATCGCGATCGACATGGGCGGAACGTCGTCCGACGTAAGCCTGGTCGTCGACGGCACCATGACGCTGGACACGGAGGGCGAGATCGCCGACCACGTGATGCGCATGCCTGTTGTCGAGCTGCACACCATCGGCGCCGGCGGCGGCTCGATCGCGTGGACCGAAGGAGGCGGTCTGCGGGTCGGCCCCAAGAGCGCTGGATCAGAGCCGGGCCCGGCCTGCTATGGCCTGGGTGGCGACCAACCGACCGTCACCGATGCCCAGGTGCTGCTGGGCCGGCTCGACCCCGACTGGTTCCTCGGCGGGCGGATGACCCTCGATGTCGCGGCCGCTGAGCATGCGATGCGCACGGTCGGCGACGAGCTCGGACTCGATGCCGTCCAGACCGCCGAGGGCATCCTCGCCGTGGCGAACGCCAAGATGGCCAACGCGATTCGAACGCTCACCCTGCGCCGCGGCGTCGACCCGCGGGAGTTCACGCTCGTGGCCTTCGGCGGCGCCGGCCCGCTGCACAGTGTGGCCCTAGCCGAGGAGCTCGGCATCGACGAGATCGTCATCCCCTATGCCATGGGAGTGCTCTCGGCCTGGGGCATGCTCCACGCGGACGTGCGCCACGACATCTCGGCGCCCCTCTCGGGTCGATTCGGCGAACCCGAGGCGATGCGAGCGCTCGGCGACGCGCTCCGTCAGCTCCGCAAGCAGGGCGAAGCGCTGCTCGAGCAGGAAGGCGTTCCCGAGGAGGCCCGTGCCTACGTCGCGAGCGCCGACCTGCGCTACGCAGGCCAGGAGCACGCGGTCGCCGTCGAGGTACACGACCCGGCCGAACTCGGTACCGCCTTCCACGCGGCCTACGAGCAGAAGTTCGGACACGCGATGCCAGATGCTCCCGTCGAGCTCGTCAACGCCCGGCTCTCTGCGGTCGGGAAGATTGGGGCCACCCTGGCCGAACCGGGCGTCGGCCGCAGCAATCCAGCGCCAGAGACAACGCGTCAGGTGCGGGTCGATGGCGTGGACGTTTCCGCCCGGATCCTCCACCGCGACGCGCTCGTCGCGGGCGCCTCGCACCTCGGGCCGATCATCGTCCAAGAGGACGGCTCGACGACCCTCGTCCCTCCGGGCTGGGCGGTTCGCCGCGGCCCGTTCGGAGCACTCATCATCAGCAGGCAGGAGGACCGGTCGTGAGCCGGGACGTCATCACCACCGAGATCGTCCGCAATCTCTTCCAGTCAGCGGCAGAGGACATGCACGCCGCGCTGGTCCGCTCGGCGTACCAACCGCTGCTCTACGAGAATCAGGACGCGGCCGTCGCGCTGCTCGACGTCAACGCGGATGTGCTGGGCCAGTCAAGCGGCCTTCCGCTCTTCCTCGGCAACCTCGATGAGGCGGTCAAGGAGACCCTGCGCCAGCGCGGCCGCGCAGCGAATAGCACCGACTGGCTCGCGCCGGGCGACGTGGTCTGCCTCAACGACCCTTACATCCAGGGCACCCACGTCAACGACATGACGCTATTCGCGCCGGTCCACATCGAGGGTGAGATTGTCGGATACGTCGCGGCACGGGGCGACGTCACCGACCTCGGCGGGCGCGATCCCGGCGGCGGCACGGAGACCACCGAGGTCTACCAGGAGGGCCTGCGCCTCGGCCCGGTCAAGATCGCCAACGCAGCCGGTCCGGTCGAGGATGTCCTCGACATCATCCGTCGTAACAGCCGCAGCCGTGAGCTCGTCGTCGGCGACCTCAACGCGATGATCGCGGCGTGCCGGATCGGACACCGACGGATGACCGAGATCATCACCAGGTTTGGGCTGAGCATGGTCGAGACCTGTCGTGACGAGATCTTCCGGCAGAGCATGCTTGCGGACCTCGAGACCGTCCGCCGGGTGCCCGACGGCATCTATGTCGGTGAGGGGCTGATGGACAACGACGGCATCGAGCTCGACCAGCCGGTGCCCGTGCGGCTCCGCGTCGAAATCCGCGGTGACCGGATGATCGTGGACCTGACCGACAGCCCGGCCGCTACGCGTGGACCGATCAACTGCGGACGCGCCCAGACCGTCGCCGCTGTACGGGTGGCCTACAAGCTGCTGTTCGCGCCGGAGCGGGCCTTCGACGGCGGCTGCTTCCGCAACCTCGACGTCCTCACCCGGCCCGGGACGGTGCATCACGCCGTCGAGCCGGCGGCCTGCGGGTGGTACTACTCGTCGCTCGGCATGCTCATCGACCTGTTCGTGAGCGCCTTCGCCGACGTGCTGCCCGAGCAGGTCACAGCCGCCCAGTTCGGCGACTCGATGATCTCCTACTTCGCCGGGCCCGGGCGTGACGAGGGCGACCCGCCCTACCTCTGCGTCGAGGCACACGCCGGCGGTTGGGGGGCCTCGGCCGGATCAGACGGCGCGAGCGGCGTCATCAACGTCATCAACGGCAGCTTCCGCAACACGCCTGTCGAGGCCATCGAGGCTCGCTACCCGCTCACCCTCCTGGAGTACGGCATCCGTCGGGGGTCGGGTGGCGCGGGCGAACACCCCGGCGGCGACGGGATCGTCCGACGTTACCGGATCGATGAGCCGACCCGGCTCTACCTGTGGATGGACCGCTCCCGCACTCCTGGCTGGGGCCTTCGCGGGGGAGAGTCCGGCCTACCGCCGCGGGTCGAGATCGCTGGGAGCGTTCAGCGCGACGACCTGCTGAAGACGAACGGTCTCCAACTTGCGGCGGGGGACACGGTGAGCATCCTGACGGGCGGTGGTGGTGGCTTCGGCGCGCCGGCACCTGCCGGGGCGTCATGACTGGCGAGCCGCTGCTCCGGTTGGAGGGCGTGGCCAAGCACTTCGGCGGTGCCGTCGCGCTCCACGGCATTGACCTGACGATCGAACAGGGCGAGGTGCACTGTCTCGTAGGGGAGAATGGCGCGGGCAAGTCCACTCTGGGCAAGGTCATCGCCGGGGTGCACCGCCCCGACGCGGGCCAGCTGATCCTCCGGGGTGAGCCGGTTGACTTCCGCTCGCCGCGGGCGTCGATCGCCGCAGGTATCGCATTCATCGCGCAGGAGCTCGCGATTGTGCCCGATCGGTCCGTCATAGAGAACGTCTTCCTCGGCCAGGCCGGTCGAGCGCTCGACCTGGTCCCGCGGCGCCGTCTCCGCGCCAAGTACGACGCGTTGGCGGCCAAGGCGGGATTCGATGTCGACCCGGCCGCACCCGCCGGCTCTCTGCGTCTCGCTGACCAGCAGAAGGTGGAGATCCTGAGGTCTTTGGCCCGCGACGCCGACCTGATCATCATGGACGAGCCGACGGCGTCCTTAGCCGGAAGCGACGCTGACCAGCTGCTGCGGATCATCGATGATCTGCGTTCTGAGGGGCGCACGGTCGTCTTCGTGACGCACTTCCTCGCGGACGCGCTGGCGGTCGCCGACCGGATCACCGTACTCAAGGACGGCCGTTTGGTGCGCTCCTCGCCTGCGGACGGAGAGACGGCTGACGGCCTTGTCGAGTCGATGCTCGGCCGCAGCCTCGGCTCGATGTTCCCAGACCGCCTCGATTCCCCGCCCGTTACCGCCGACCCCGCGCTCGAGGTCACGGGTCTGAGCCGCGACGGCGAGTTCCACGACGTCGACCTCAAGGTCCGTCGCGGCGAGGTCGTCGGCATCGCCGGCCTGGTCGGCGCCGGCCGCACCGAACTCGTCGAAACCCTAGTTGGCCTGCGTCGACCCCGTGCCGGAAACGTGACGGTCGCGGGCCACAGCGGACCCTTCAGATCACCGCGCCATGCTCAGCAGGCCGGACTGGTCATGGTTCCCGAGAGCCGCAAGGACCACGGATTAGTGCTCGGGCGTACCGTCCGCGAGAACGTGACGCTGCCCCACCTGGCCAGCGTCAGCCGGTTGAGCTTCGTGTCGAAGGCCCGCCAAACCGACGTCCTGGGGGAATTGCTGCCGCAGGTCGGCCTCGACCCGGCCCGGATCGACTCGCTCGTCGGCGAGCTCTCCGGTGGCAACCAGCAGAAGGTGATGTTCGCACGGTGGCTTCTCGAGCGGCCGACTGCACTCATCGCTGACGAGCCGACCCGCGGTGTCGACGTCGGCGCCCGCGCCGGGCTCTATGAACTGCTCCGTTCGGTCGCGGACGAGGGCGCAGGCGTTCTGATCGTGTCCTCCGACAATGAGGAGCTGGTCGGTCTCGCGGACCGGGTCCTGGTGATGCGCACCGGCCGCGTCGTCGGCGAGCTCGTCGGCGACGAGATCGATGAGGACCACTTGCTGCAGCTGATGTTCGCCGAAGAAGCCCGAGAGGAATCCGCCTGATGACCACGCCAACCCTGCCTGCGCCCCGCTCGCTTGCATTGGCCCGCGACTATGGCGTCGTGCTGAGCGCCGTCGGCCTGTTCATCGCACTGGCGATCGCCTCAGCCCCGTTCCGCACCGGCACCAACCAGCTCAACCTGCTCGATCAATGGTCGACGATCGGGATCATCGCCTGCGGCTCGACGATCTGCATCGTGGCGGGCGGCTTCGACCTTTCCGTGGACGCGATCTTTGCGCTGTCTGGTGTCCTGGCGGCGTGGCTCGCCGTGCACCTGGGCGACCCGACGCTCGCTCTGCTGGTCGGCATGCTGAGCGGACTGGTGCTCGGTGTCTTCAACGGACTCCTCGTGACCGTCGGTCGGATCAACCCGTTCGTCGCGACCATCGCCTCTTCCGTGGTGTTCCTCGGCATTGCCCAGCTCATCACACGCGGCTCGGTGCTGTCCGTTGCCGGCCAGGGATTCTCGCGCCTCGGCCTCCAGCGCTTCGGTGACCTGACTCTGCCAGCCGTGGTGTTCGTCGTGTTCGCCGTGCTGACCGCGGTCCTGCTCGCCCGCACCGTGGTCGGGCGCCGCCTGTACGCCGTTGGCGGCAACTACGAGGCCGCCCGCTACTCGGGCATCGCGGTCAACCGCGTGCAGGTCTTCGCGTATGCGGTCTCCGGTCTCTCCGCGAGTATCGCCGGCGTCCTCGCCGCGAGCCGCAACTCCTCGGCGTCGGCCGACATCCGGACCGACCTCGCCTTCCAGGCGATCACGGCCGTCGTCATCGGCGGCGTCAGCATCTACGGCGGTGCGGGCACAATCCCGCGCGCGCTCGTCGGGGTGTTGATCCTCGCCCTGATCGGCAACGGCTTCAACCTGCTGGCGGTCGATCCCGCCTACCAGCAGGTCCTTCTCGGCATCATCATCGTGCTGGCCGTCGCGGTCGACGCCTGGGCACGACGCACACAGAAGTAGCCCGTGCAGTTCCCCTTCCTGAGAGGTCCTCATCCCATGATTCCCAAGTCCCGTGTCGCCCTGGCGTGCGCTCTGCTCAGCCTGGCCGCGCCACTCGCGGCCTGCGGCTCGGCCGCCGACACCGGCTCCGACGCTCCCGGCATCGCCGTCTTCCTGTCGACGTCTGCGAACTCGTACGAACAGGCCCAGGCCGACGGGGTGAAGGCCGCTGCGAAGAAGCTCGGCGGCGGCAAGGTGCAGGTGTTCGACGGCGGTTTCGATTCCACGAAACAGATCGGGCAGATCCAGGATGCCGTTACCTCCGGCCGGTTCAAGGCCTTCGTGATCGAGCCGATCGATGGCGCAGCGGTCGCGGCGCCCCTCAGCCGCGCCGCCGACCAGGACATCGCGGTTGTCTGCATCACCAGCG
This genomic interval from Nocardioides kongjuensis contains the following:
- a CDS encoding Imm70 family immunity protein → MALFFSTGVIAFPIGTGAFLGAFFDTVAVRLESGRRGSRLPALAALYADGELSHGRASAALAELDLVRAELARFTPDQVVWDADDPAAQPPWGENIAPTISSLANWFVTSDGRPMLDVLASALDASSRIGQPLRIR
- a CDS encoding CAP domain-containing protein; the protein is MLSAAVLLVVGPSSATPTSSDAADVASHDSSLAPNLEAQVVALVNLHRERAGCQPLQLNKHLRRAARSHSKRMARAGVMAHFLPGEPSLHRRFAQAGYDDWSLLAENVAAGFASPSDVVDAWMNSPTHRHNILNCRLRDMGVGVMANEPRYWWTQDFGRPAHTTS
- a CDS encoding helix-turn-helix domain-containing protein, whose translation is MSRTDNAKTLAKAMGVRLRRRRKELGLSLSEVGRRSDVSPSYLTAVEAGTSTASLQVLARIAHALELTLGDFIAEQTVASVKAGRLDPKPGTHLVSSDTLQLKVAFANAEPDETGTCPLDVAGSSVVIVVRSGHLTVDVDDQTWQLEEGDSLHAQQPRQIRWRSGSSPSAFIWASAPPSIG
- a CDS encoding helix-turn-helix domain-containing protein codes for the protein MDHSISNLGPTIRKHRRGAGMSVKALAQETGYSGAYISQVESGATLPSLSALSTIAVAVGADITQFFPVDTGPTVRVSRAGDLNKLRMSPNAAEEYTILSSHGPGTSISALIHRAYPSDQPPVKFRNAGERFALVLTGSVRFIFNGEIQDLAPNDYAHFASQMPYSMEITSNGPAEILWFVSPAIV
- a CDS encoding antibiotic biosynthesis monooxygenase, which encodes MTVIRSVLRLKPRPDGDGEVLDFYERHAILARALADGGCAGAELHVRVPQRDEVVVTALWHSVADYQEWTVSSARASYADDLEELLAPESLPLGSGDLYEVVVSMSGADA
- a CDS encoding hydantoinase/oxoprolinase family protein — encoded protein: MSGQLRVGVDIGGTFTDIVVMDPNAATTTTYKVLSTPKDPSLGMLRGLDELAIADQIAYLVHGTTAGLNALLSRTGERSALVTTAGFGDVLRLRRAANPDIWDLRAQNTESVVADADIRTVNERIRHDGSVETPLSEDDVETMASWLAAESITTVAVCLLHAHRNPAHELAVRDGLRRRLPNLSIVLSHEVSPEQGEYERTSTTVATAYVARTVDRYLTNLVTELEARTCRAPLQVMRSSGGVCSAELVSRQPIQTILSGPAGGVVAAETLAKGLARPNLIAIDMGGTSSDVSLVVDGTMTLDTEGEIADHVMRMPVVELHTIGAGGGSIAWTEGGGLRVGPKSAGSEPGPACYGLGGDQPTVTDAQVLLGRLDPDWFLGGRMTLDVAAAEHAMRTVGDELGLDAVQTAEGILAVANAKMANAIRTLTLRRGVDPREFTLVAFGGAGPLHSVALAEELGIDEIVIPYAMGVLSAWGMLHADVRHDISAPLSGRFGEPEAMRALGDALRQLRKQGEALLEQEGVPEEARAYVASADLRYAGQEHAVAVEVHDPAELGTAFHAAYEQKFGHAMPDAPVELVNARLSAVGKIGATLAEPGVGRSNPAPETTRQVRVDGVDVSARILHRDALVAGASHLGPIIVQEDGSTTLVPPGWAVRRGPFGALIISRQEDRS
- a CDS encoding hydantoinase B/oxoprolinase family protein, which produces MSRDVITTEIVRNLFQSAAEDMHAALVRSAYQPLLYENQDAAVALLDVNADVLGQSSGLPLFLGNLDEAVKETLRQRGRAANSTDWLAPGDVVCLNDPYIQGTHVNDMTLFAPVHIEGEIVGYVAARGDVTDLGGRDPGGGTETTEVYQEGLRLGPVKIANAAGPVEDVLDIIRRNSRSRELVVGDLNAMIAACRIGHRRMTEIITRFGLSMVETCRDEIFRQSMLADLETVRRVPDGIYVGEGLMDNDGIELDQPVPVRLRVEIRGDRMIVDLTDSPAATRGPINCGRAQTVAAVRVAYKLLFAPERAFDGGCFRNLDVLTRPGTVHHAVEPAACGWYYSSLGMLIDLFVSAFADVLPEQVTAAQFGDSMISYFAGPGRDEGDPPYLCVEAHAGGWGASAGSDGASGVINVINGSFRNTPVEAIEARYPLTLLEYGIRRGSGGAGEHPGGDGIVRRYRIDEPTRLYLWMDRSRTPGWGLRGGESGLPPRVEIAGSVQRDDLLKTNGLQLAAGDTVSILTGGGGGFGAPAPAGAS
- a CDS encoding ATP-binding cassette domain-containing protein, producing the protein MAKHFGGAVALHGIDLTIEQGEVHCLVGENGAGKSTLGKVIAGVHRPDAGQLILRGEPVDFRSPRASIAAGIAFIAQELAIVPDRSVIENVFLGQAGRALDLVPRRRLRAKYDALAAKAGFDVDPAAPAGSLRLADQQKVEILRSLARDADLIIMDEPTASLAGSDADQLLRIIDDLRSEGRTVVFVTHFLADALAVADRITVLKDGRLVRSSPADGETADGLVESMLGRSLGSMFPDRLDSPPVTADPALEVTGLSRDGEFHDVDLKVRRGEVVGIAGLVGAGRTELVETLVGLRRPRAGNVTVAGHSGPFRSPRHAQQAGLVMVPESRKDHGLVLGRTVRENVTLPHLASVSRLSFVSKARQTDVLGELLPQVGLDPARIDSLVGELSGGNQQKVMFARWLLERPTALIADEPTRGVDVGARAGLYELLRSVADEGAGVLIVSSDNEELVGLADRVLVMRTGRVVGELVGDEIDEDHLLQLMFAEEAREESA
- a CDS encoding ABC transporter permease, translated to MTTPTLPAPRSLALARDYGVVLSAVGLFIALAIASAPFRTGTNQLNLLDQWSTIGIIACGSTICIVAGGFDLSVDAIFALSGVLAAWLAVHLGDPTLALLVGMLSGLVLGVFNGLLVTVGRINPFVATIASSVVFLGIAQLITRGSVLSVAGQGFSRLGLQRFGDLTLPAVVFVVFAVLTAVLLARTVVGRRLYAVGGNYEAARYSGIAVNRVQVFAYAVSGLSASIAGVLAASRNSSASADIRTDLAFQAITAVVIGGVSIYGGAGTIPRALVGVLILALIGNGFNLLAVDPAYQQVLLGIIIVLAVAVDAWARRTQK